The Symphalangus syndactylus isolate Jambi chromosome 11, NHGRI_mSymSyn1-v2.1_pri, whole genome shotgun sequence genome contains a region encoding:
- the DOC2A gene encoding double C2-like domain-containing protein alpha isoform X1, giving the protein MCAHECVPARVPLRECARASTRVCVRSRALPSRPRVGVRDPAPSPAPAPLPVPRRRAGCILASTSLTPSSPHFLGAPSLSARTARLRALLAGHRRPACARRPPSAWAPVGGRGSQGCCMRGRRGDRMTINIQEHMAINVCPGPIRPIRQISDYFPRLGPGPEGGGGGGGEAPAHLVPLALAPPAALLGATTPEDGAEVDSYDSDDATALGTLEFDLLYDRASCTLHCSILRAKGLKPMDFNGLADPYVKLHLLPGACKANKLKTKTQRNTLNPVWNEDLTYSGITDDDITHKVLRIAVCDEDKLSHNEFIGEIRVPLRRLKPSQKKHFNICLERQVPLASPSSMSAALRGISCYLKELEQVEQGQGLLEERGRILLSLSYNSRRRGLLVGILRCAHLAAMDVNGYSDPYVKTYLRPDVDKKSKHKTCVKKKTLNPEFNEEFFYEIELCTLATKTLEVTVWDYDIGKSNDFIGGVSLGPGARGEARKHWSDCLQQPDAALERWHTLTSELPPAAGALSSA; this is encoded by the exons ATGTGTGCACACGAGTGTGTGCCGGCCCGCGTGCCCCTGCGCGAGTGTGCGCGCGCgagcacacgtgtgtgtgtgcgctcgCGTGCGCTCCCGAGCAGGCCCCGGGTGGGAGTCCGAGATcccgccccctccccagccccggcGCCCCTCCCCGTCCCCCGCCGCCGCGCCGGCTGCATCCTCGCCTCCACCTCGCTCACCCCCTCCTCCCCGCACTTTCTCGGCGCTCCCTCCCTCTCGGCTCGCACAGCTCGACTCCGCGCTCTCCTTGCCGGCCACCGCCGCCCAGCCTGCGCCCGCCGTCCCCCCAGTGCCTGGGCACCtgttggaggcagaggcag CCAGGGGTGCTGCATGAGGGGCCGCAGGGGCGATCGCATGACCATCAACATCCAGGAGCACATGGCCATCAACGTGTGCCCTGGGCCCATCCGGCCCATCCGCCAGATCTCTGACTACTTCCCCCGCCTGGGACCAGGACCTGAagggggcggcgggggcggcggggaGGCCCCCGCCCATCTGGTCCCCCTGGCTCTGGCCCCCCCTGCAGCCCTCCTTGGGGCCACCACGCCTGAGGATGGTGCGGAGGTGGACAGCTATGACTCGGATGATGCCA ccGCCCTGGGCACGCTGGAGTTTGACCTTCTCTACGACCGGGCCTCCTGCACTCTGCACTGTAGCATCCTCAGGGCCAAG GGCCTCAAGCCCATGGATTTCAATGGCCTCGCCGACCCCTACGTCAAGCTGCACTTGCTGCCTGGAGCCTGTAAG GCCAATAAGCTAAAAACGAAGACTCAGAGGAACACACTGAATCCTGTGTGGAATGAGGACCTGACGTACAGCGGGATCACGGATGACGACATCACGCACAAGGTGCTCAG GATCGCCGTCTGTGATGAGGACAAGCTGAGTCACAATGAGTTTATTGGGGAGATCCGCGTGCCCCTCCGCCGCCTCAAGCCTTCGCAGAAGAAGCATTTTAACATCTGCCTCGAGCGCCAGGTCCCG CTGGCGTCCCCCTCTTCCATGTCAGCGGCACTGAGGGGCATCTCCTGTTACCTGAAGGAG TTGGAGCAGGTggagcaggggcaggggctgctggAGGAGCGTGGCCGCATCCTGCTGAGTCTCAGCTACAACTCGCGGCGCCGGGGACTGCTAGTAGGCATCTTGCGCTGTGCCCATCTGGCTGCCATGGACGTCAACGGTTACTCGGACCCCTACGTCAAGAC GTACCTGAGGCCCGATGTGGACAAGAAATCCAAGCATAAGACGTGCGTGAAGAAGAAGACTCTCAACCCAGAATTTAACGAG GAGTTTTTCTACGAGATAGAGCTCTGCACTCTGGCCACCAAGACCCTGGAAGTCACCGTCTGGGACTATGACATTGGCAAATCCAATGACTTCATTG GTGGTGTGTCCCTGGGGCCAGGTGCCCGAGGTGAGGCTCGGAAGCACTGGAGTGACTGCCTGCAGCAGCCGGACGCAGCCCTGGAGCGCTGGCACACCCTGACCAGCGAGCTGCCCCCCGCGGCCGGGGCTCTGTCCTCAGCCTGA
- the C11H16orf92 gene encoding fertilization-influencing membrane protein isoform X3: protein MRVRDGGGVPAPRTFSPHPKVPSEQLWAVTSQSPHLMIGVMRLWPWVLVWVWLAALGAIETAPRPKRATASALGTESLRFLDRPDFFNYPDSDQARLLAVAQFIEEKPIVFINSGSSPGLFHHILVGFLVVAFFFLLFQFCTHINFQKGA, encoded by the exons atGAGAgtgagggatgggggaggggtccCAGCTCCTCGCACTTTCTCCCCTCACCCCAAAGTGCCATCAGAACAGCTCTGGGCTGTGACATCACAGAGCCCCCACCTCATGATAGGAGTCATGAGGCTGTGGCCATGGGTGCTGGTGTGGGTGTGGCTGGCTGCACTAGGGGCCATAGAAACTG CACCCAGACCCAAGCGTGCCACAGCGTCAGCCCTGGGAACAGAGTCTCTGCGCTTCTTAGACAGACCTGACTTCTTCAATTATCCGGACTCAGACCAAGCCAGGCTCCTGGCTGTGGCCCAGTTTATTGAAGAGAAGCCCATCGTGTTCATTAACTCAG GTTCCAGCCCCGGGCTCTTCCATCACATCTTGGTGGGCTTCCTGGTGGTGGcgttcttctttctccttttccagtTCTGCACCCACAT AAACTTCCAGAAAGGGGCCTAA
- the DOC2A gene encoding double C2-like domain-containing protein alpha isoform X2, protein MRGRRGDRMTINIQEHMAINVCPGPIRPIRQISDYFPRLGPGPEGGGGGGGEAPAHLVPLALAPPAALLGATTPEDGAEVDSYDSDDATALGTLEFDLLYDRASCTLHCSILRAKGLKPMDFNGLADPYVKLHLLPGACKANKLKTKTQRNTLNPVWNEDLTYSGITDDDITHKVLRIAVCDEDKLSHNEFIGEIRVPLRRLKPSQKKHFNICLERQVPLASPSSMSAALRGISCYLKELEQVEQGQGLLEERGRILLSLSYNSRRRGLLVGILRCAHLAAMDVNGYSDPYVKTYLRPDVDKKSKHKTCVKKKTLNPEFNEEFFYEIELCTLATKTLEVTVWDYDIGKSNDFIGGVSLGPGARGEARKHWSDCLQQPDAALERWHTLTSELPPAAGALSSA, encoded by the exons ATGAGGGGCCGCAGGGGCGATCGCATGACCATCAACATCCAGGAGCACATGGCCATCAACGTGTGCCCTGGGCCCATCCGGCCCATCCGCCAGATCTCTGACTACTTCCCCCGCCTGGGACCAGGACCTGAagggggcggcgggggcggcggggaGGCCCCCGCCCATCTGGTCCCCCTGGCTCTGGCCCCCCCTGCAGCCCTCCTTGGGGCCACCACGCCTGAGGATGGTGCGGAGGTGGACAGCTATGACTCGGATGATGCCA ccGCCCTGGGCACGCTGGAGTTTGACCTTCTCTACGACCGGGCCTCCTGCACTCTGCACTGTAGCATCCTCAGGGCCAAG GGCCTCAAGCCCATGGATTTCAATGGCCTCGCCGACCCCTACGTCAAGCTGCACTTGCTGCCTGGAGCCTGTAAG GCCAATAAGCTAAAAACGAAGACTCAGAGGAACACACTGAATCCTGTGTGGAATGAGGACCTGACGTACAGCGGGATCACGGATGACGACATCACGCACAAGGTGCTCAG GATCGCCGTCTGTGATGAGGACAAGCTGAGTCACAATGAGTTTATTGGGGAGATCCGCGTGCCCCTCCGCCGCCTCAAGCCTTCGCAGAAGAAGCATTTTAACATCTGCCTCGAGCGCCAGGTCCCG CTGGCGTCCCCCTCTTCCATGTCAGCGGCACTGAGGGGCATCTCCTGTTACCTGAAGGAG TTGGAGCAGGTggagcaggggcaggggctgctggAGGAGCGTGGCCGCATCCTGCTGAGTCTCAGCTACAACTCGCGGCGCCGGGGACTGCTAGTAGGCATCTTGCGCTGTGCCCATCTGGCTGCCATGGACGTCAACGGTTACTCGGACCCCTACGTCAAGAC GTACCTGAGGCCCGATGTGGACAAGAAATCCAAGCATAAGACGTGCGTGAAGAAGAAGACTCTCAACCCAGAATTTAACGAG GAGTTTTTCTACGAGATAGAGCTCTGCACTCTGGCCACCAAGACCCTGGAAGTCACCGTCTGGGACTATGACATTGGCAAATCCAATGACTTCATTG GTGGTGTGTCCCTGGGGCCAGGTGCCCGAGGTGAGGCTCGGAAGCACTGGAGTGACTGCCTGCAGCAGCCGGACGCAGCCCTGGAGCGCTGGCACACCCTGACCAGCGAGCTGCCCCCCGCGGCCGGGGCTCTGTCCTCAGCCTGA
- the DOC2A gene encoding double C2-like domain-containing protein alpha isoform X3, with protein MCAHECVPARVPLRECARASTRVCVRSRALPSRPRVGVRDPAPSPAPAPLPVPRRRAGCILASTSLTPSSPHFLGAPSLSARTARLRALLAGHRRPACARRPPSAWAPVGGRGPEGGGGGGGEAPAHLVPLALAPPAALLGATTPEDGAEVDSYDSDDATALGTLEFDLLYDRASCTLHCSILRAKGLKPMDFNGLADPYVKLHLLPGACKANKLKTKTQRNTLNPVWNEDLTYSGITDDDITHKVLRIAVCDEDKLSHNEFIGEIRVPLRRLKPSQKKHFNICLERQVPLASPSSMSAALRGISCYLKELEQVEQGQGLLEERGRILLSLSYNSRRRGLLVGILRCAHLAAMDVNGYSDPYVKTYLRPDVDKKSKHKTCVKKKTLNPEFNEEFFYEIELCTLATKTLEVTVWDYDIGKSNDFIGGVSLGPGARGEARKHWSDCLQQPDAALERWHTLTSELPPAAGALSSA; from the exons ATGTGTGCACACGAGTGTGTGCCGGCCCGCGTGCCCCTGCGCGAGTGTGCGCGCGCgagcacacgtgtgtgtgtgcgctcgCGTGCGCTCCCGAGCAGGCCCCGGGTGGGAGTCCGAGATcccgccccctccccagccccggcGCCCCTCCCCGTCCCCCGCCGCCGCGCCGGCTGCATCCTCGCCTCCACCTCGCTCACCCCCTCCTCCCCGCACTTTCTCGGCGCTCCCTCCCTCTCGGCTCGCACAGCTCGACTCCGCGCTCTCCTTGCCGGCCACCGCCGCCCAGCCTGCGCCCGCCGTCCCCCCAGTGCCTGGGCACCtgttggaggcagag GACCTGAagggggcggcgggggcggcggggaGGCCCCCGCCCATCTGGTCCCCCTGGCTCTGGCCCCCCCTGCAGCCCTCCTTGGGGCCACCACGCCTGAGGATGGTGCGGAGGTGGACAGCTATGACTCGGATGATGCCA ccGCCCTGGGCACGCTGGAGTTTGACCTTCTCTACGACCGGGCCTCCTGCACTCTGCACTGTAGCATCCTCAGGGCCAAG GGCCTCAAGCCCATGGATTTCAATGGCCTCGCCGACCCCTACGTCAAGCTGCACTTGCTGCCTGGAGCCTGTAAG GCCAATAAGCTAAAAACGAAGACTCAGAGGAACACACTGAATCCTGTGTGGAATGAGGACCTGACGTACAGCGGGATCACGGATGACGACATCACGCACAAGGTGCTCAG GATCGCCGTCTGTGATGAGGACAAGCTGAGTCACAATGAGTTTATTGGGGAGATCCGCGTGCCCCTCCGCCGCCTCAAGCCTTCGCAGAAGAAGCATTTTAACATCTGCCTCGAGCGCCAGGTCCCG CTGGCGTCCCCCTCTTCCATGTCAGCGGCACTGAGGGGCATCTCCTGTTACCTGAAGGAG TTGGAGCAGGTggagcaggggcaggggctgctggAGGAGCGTGGCCGCATCCTGCTGAGTCTCAGCTACAACTCGCGGCGCCGGGGACTGCTAGTAGGCATCTTGCGCTGTGCCCATCTGGCTGCCATGGACGTCAACGGTTACTCGGACCCCTACGTCAAGAC GTACCTGAGGCCCGATGTGGACAAGAAATCCAAGCATAAGACGTGCGTGAAGAAGAAGACTCTCAACCCAGAATTTAACGAG GAGTTTTTCTACGAGATAGAGCTCTGCACTCTGGCCACCAAGACCCTGGAAGTCACCGTCTGGGACTATGACATTGGCAAATCCAATGACTTCATTG GTGGTGTGTCCCTGGGGCCAGGTGCCCGAGGTGAGGCTCGGAAGCACTGGAGTGACTGCCTGCAGCAGCCGGACGCAGCCCTGGAGCGCTGGCACACCCTGACCAGCGAGCTGCCCCCCGCGGCCGGGGCTCTGTCCTCAGCCTGA
- the C11H16orf92 gene encoding fertilization-influencing membrane protein isoform X1, which translates to MRVRDGGGVPAPRTFSPHPKVPSEQLWAVTSQSPHLMIGVMRLWPWVLVWVWLAALGAIETAPRPKRATASALGTESLRFLDRPDFFNYPDSDQARLLAVAQFIEEKPIVFINSGSSPGLFHHILVGFLVVAFFFLLFQFCTHITVGGKEKTRRCPQTKRHRYSARISPGQGQPSIKGKMQSKRSQGQRKFHVLGEQTKTRNG; encoded by the exons atGAGAgtgagggatgggggaggggtccCAGCTCCTCGCACTTTCTCCCCTCACCCCAAAGTGCCATCAGAACAGCTCTGGGCTGTGACATCACAGAGCCCCCACCTCATGATAGGAGTCATGAGGCTGTGGCCATGGGTGCTGGTGTGGGTGTGGCTGGCTGCACTAGGGGCCATAGAAACTG CACCCAGACCCAAGCGTGCCACAGCGTCAGCCCTGGGAACAGAGTCTCTGCGCTTCTTAGACAGACCTGACTTCTTCAATTATCCGGACTCAGACCAAGCCAGGCTCCTGGCTGTGGCCCAGTTTATTGAAGAGAAGCCCATCGTGTTCATTAACTCAG GTTCCAGCCCCGGGCTCTTCCATCACATCTTGGTGGGCTTCCTGGTGGTGGcgttcttctttctccttttccagtTCTGCACCCACAT TACAGTGGGGGGAAAAGAAAAGACCAGAAGATGCCCACAGACCAAAAGGCACAGATACAGTGCCAGAATAAGCCCGGGCCAG GGACAGCCAAGCATTAAGGGGAAAATGCAGAGCAAAAGGAGCCAAGGACAAAGAAAGTTCCATGTTCTTGGAGAGCAAACAAAAACGAGAAATGGATGA
- the C11H16orf92 gene encoding fertilization-influencing membrane protein isoform X2 — protein MGAGVGVAGCTRGHRNWVPSQLLPREIKAGVSLAVVTDFAWVLAPRPKRATASALGTESLRFLDRPDFFNYPDSDQARLLAVAQFIEEKPIVFINSGSSPGLFHHILVGFLVVAFFFLLFQFCTHINFQKGA, from the exons ATGGGTGCTGGTGTGGGTGTGGCTGGCTGCACTAGGGGCCATAGAAACTG GGTCCCAAGTCAGCTTCTGCCTAGAGAGATAAAGGCAGGGGTCAGCCTGGCTGTTGTCACAGACTTTGCTTGGGTCCTAGCACCCAGACCCAAGCGTGCCACAGCGTCAGCCCTGGGAACAGAGTCTCTGCGCTTCTTAGACAGACCTGACTTCTTCAATTATCCGGACTCAGACCAAGCCAGGCTCCTGGCTGTGGCCCAGTTTATTGAAGAGAAGCCCATCGTGTTCATTAACTCAG GTTCCAGCCCCGGGCTCTTCCATCACATCTTGGTGGGCTTCCTGGTGGTGGcgttcttctttctccttttccagtTCTGCACCCACAT AAACTTCCAGAAAGGGGCCTAA
- the DOC2A gene encoding double C2-like domain-containing protein alpha isoform X5, protein MIQGQPRGPEGGGGGGGEAPAHLVPLALAPPAALLGATTPEDGAEVDSYDSDDATALGTLEFDLLYDRASCTLHCSILRAKGLKPMDFNGLADPYVKLHLLPGACKANKLKTKTQRNTLNPVWNEDLTYSGITDDDITHKVLRIAVCDEDKLSHNEFIGEIRVPLRRLKPSQKKHFNICLERQVPLASPSSMSAALRGISCYLKELEQVEQGQGLLEERGRILLSLSYNSRRRGLLVGILRCAHLAAMDVNGYSDPYVKTYLRPDVDKKSKHKTCVKKKTLNPEFNEEFFYEIELCTLATKTLEVTVWDYDIGKSNDFIGGVSLGPGARGEARKHWSDCLQQPDAALERWHTLTSELPPAAGALSSA, encoded by the exons ATGATACAGGGACAACCTAGAG GACCTGAagggggcggcgggggcggcggggaGGCCCCCGCCCATCTGGTCCCCCTGGCTCTGGCCCCCCCTGCAGCCCTCCTTGGGGCCACCACGCCTGAGGATGGTGCGGAGGTGGACAGCTATGACTCGGATGATGCCA ccGCCCTGGGCACGCTGGAGTTTGACCTTCTCTACGACCGGGCCTCCTGCACTCTGCACTGTAGCATCCTCAGGGCCAAG GGCCTCAAGCCCATGGATTTCAATGGCCTCGCCGACCCCTACGTCAAGCTGCACTTGCTGCCTGGAGCCTGTAAG GCCAATAAGCTAAAAACGAAGACTCAGAGGAACACACTGAATCCTGTGTGGAATGAGGACCTGACGTACAGCGGGATCACGGATGACGACATCACGCACAAGGTGCTCAG GATCGCCGTCTGTGATGAGGACAAGCTGAGTCACAATGAGTTTATTGGGGAGATCCGCGTGCCCCTCCGCCGCCTCAAGCCTTCGCAGAAGAAGCATTTTAACATCTGCCTCGAGCGCCAGGTCCCG CTGGCGTCCCCCTCTTCCATGTCAGCGGCACTGAGGGGCATCTCCTGTTACCTGAAGGAG TTGGAGCAGGTggagcaggggcaggggctgctggAGGAGCGTGGCCGCATCCTGCTGAGTCTCAGCTACAACTCGCGGCGCCGGGGACTGCTAGTAGGCATCTTGCGCTGTGCCCATCTGGCTGCCATGGACGTCAACGGTTACTCGGACCCCTACGTCAAGAC GTACCTGAGGCCCGATGTGGACAAGAAATCCAAGCATAAGACGTGCGTGAAGAAGAAGACTCTCAACCCAGAATTTAACGAG GAGTTTTTCTACGAGATAGAGCTCTGCACTCTGGCCACCAAGACCCTGGAAGTCACCGTCTGGGACTATGACATTGGCAAATCCAATGACTTCATTG GTGGTGTGTCCCTGGGGCCAGGTGCCCGAGGTGAGGCTCGGAAGCACTGGAGTGACTGCCTGCAGCAGCCGGACGCAGCCCTGGAGCGCTGGCACACCCTGACCAGCGAGCTGCCCCCCGCGGCCGGGGCTCTGTCCTCAGCCTGA
- the DOC2A gene encoding double C2-like domain-containing protein alpha isoform X4, which translates to MATHLRLPLGSTIARLRALLAGHRRPACARRPPSAWAPVGGRGSQGCCMRGRRGDRMTINIQEHMAINVCPGPIRPIRQISDYFPRLGPGPEGGGGGGGEAPAHLVPLALAPPAALLGATTPEDGAEVDSYDSDDATALGTLEFDLLYDRASCTLHCSILRAKGLKPMDFNGLADPYVKLHLLPGACKANKLKTKTQRNTLNPVWNEDLTYSGITDDDITHKVLRIAVCDEDKLSHNEFIGEIRVPLRRLKPSQKKHFNICLERQVPLASPSSMSAALRGISCYLKELEQVEQGQGLLEERGRILLSLSYNSRRRGLLVGILRCAHLAAMDVNGYSDPYVKTYLRPDVDKKSKHKTCVKKKTLNPEFNEEFFYEIELCTLATKTLEVTVWDYDIGKSNDFIGGVSLGPGARGEARKHWSDCLQQPDAALERWHTLTSELPPAAGALSSA; encoded by the exons ATGGCCACACACCTCCGGTTACCCCTTGGATCAACCATAg CTCGACTCCGCGCTCTCCTTGCCGGCCACCGCCGCCCAGCCTGCGCCCGCCGTCCCCCCAGTGCCTGGGCACCtgttggaggcagaggcag CCAGGGGTGCTGCATGAGGGGCCGCAGGGGCGATCGCATGACCATCAACATCCAGGAGCACATGGCCATCAACGTGTGCCCTGGGCCCATCCGGCCCATCCGCCAGATCTCTGACTACTTCCCCCGCCTGGGACCAGGACCTGAagggggcggcgggggcggcggggaGGCCCCCGCCCATCTGGTCCCCCTGGCTCTGGCCCCCCCTGCAGCCCTCCTTGGGGCCACCACGCCTGAGGATGGTGCGGAGGTGGACAGCTATGACTCGGATGATGCCA ccGCCCTGGGCACGCTGGAGTTTGACCTTCTCTACGACCGGGCCTCCTGCACTCTGCACTGTAGCATCCTCAGGGCCAAG GGCCTCAAGCCCATGGATTTCAATGGCCTCGCCGACCCCTACGTCAAGCTGCACTTGCTGCCTGGAGCCTGTAAG GCCAATAAGCTAAAAACGAAGACTCAGAGGAACACACTGAATCCTGTGTGGAATGAGGACCTGACGTACAGCGGGATCACGGATGACGACATCACGCACAAGGTGCTCAG GATCGCCGTCTGTGATGAGGACAAGCTGAGTCACAATGAGTTTATTGGGGAGATCCGCGTGCCCCTCCGCCGCCTCAAGCCTTCGCAGAAGAAGCATTTTAACATCTGCCTCGAGCGCCAGGTCCCG CTGGCGTCCCCCTCTTCCATGTCAGCGGCACTGAGGGGCATCTCCTGTTACCTGAAGGAG TTGGAGCAGGTggagcaggggcaggggctgctggAGGAGCGTGGCCGCATCCTGCTGAGTCTCAGCTACAACTCGCGGCGCCGGGGACTGCTAGTAGGCATCTTGCGCTGTGCCCATCTGGCTGCCATGGACGTCAACGGTTACTCGGACCCCTACGTCAAGAC GTACCTGAGGCCCGATGTGGACAAGAAATCCAAGCATAAGACGTGCGTGAAGAAGAAGACTCTCAACCCAGAATTTAACGAG GAGTTTTTCTACGAGATAGAGCTCTGCACTCTGGCCACCAAGACCCTGGAAGTCACCGTCTGGGACTATGACATTGGCAAATCCAATGACTTCATTG GTGGTGTGTCCCTGGGGCCAGGTGCCCGAGGTGAGGCTCGGAAGCACTGGAGTGACTGCCTGCAGCAGCCGGACGCAGCCCTGGAGCGCTGGCACACCCTGACCAGCGAGCTGCCCCCCGCGGCCGGGGCTCTGTCCTCAGCCTGA